Part of the Dermatophilus congolensis genome is shown below.
GAAGATCGCTCATGAGCGAGGCGGAGCGCACATAGTCGACGTACCGGGCGGTTTTACGCGGTAGCAGAGTGTGAACGTAGTAGTCGGCGGGATCAGCAACGGTAGCGAGCAGGTCCCCCTCGTTCCGGAATTCAATGCTGGCTGGGTCGGTGATGCCTGGCCGGACGCTGAGGATCACCGCGGCGCGCTCTGGTGACCAGTGTTCAACCCATTCAGGTACTTCGGGTCGAGGTCCGACTAAGGACATTTCTCCCCGCAAAACGTTGAGGAGTTGGGGAAGTTCATCAAGTTTGGTGGCGCGTAACCACGCGCCGGTGCGGGTCACGCGGGTATCACCGGTGGCACTGACTGCCAGGTGGGTTTCTCCTGAGGCGGGGACAGTCATAGTGCGGAATTTCATGATGGTGAAGGGATGACCGTTGCGGCCAACGCGTTGCTGTCGAAAGAGCACCGGTCCTGGTGAATCGCGAGTCACTGCAATAGCGATGCCGGCCATCAGCGGTGCTGTAATCACGAGCCCCACAGCGGCGAGAGCGATATCGATGCCACGTTTGACCGGTGGGTACCAGGCATTGGTACGGCTGGGTGGGGCGGACTGGGGAGTGCACCTTTTCATGAGCGTGCTCCGCATAGTTGGCGTACGGCTGTGATGACGCGGTCGATTTGGTCGTCGGTCATAGCCGAGAAGATGGGGAGGGAGAAGCAGCGGCTAAAGGCATCCTCTGCGACGGGAAAGACTGTGGGGTCAGGAGCGATGGTGTCGCGCCAGACAGGGTGGCGGTGCAGTGGGATGAAGTGAACACTGGCTCCGATGCGGTAGTGGTTTGTGAGCTTGTCGATGAGGGCGTCGCGCTGGATTGGTGCGGTGTCTAGCAGGTGAGGTGCGTAGATGTGGCGGGCGTGGATATCGCCAGAAGGTGCGTGTGGCGGTAGCTGTAAGGGCAGGTCGGCGAAGGCTTCGTCGTAGGCGTCAGCGATTTCTTCGCGGCGGGTTCGCATACGTATTGCTTTGGTGAGTTGTACGCGTCCGATCGCTGCGGCGGGGTCGGTGAGGTTGTATTTGAATCCGGGGGCGAGGACTTCGTATTTCCAGGCCGGGCCTGCCGACATGCCGGATTCGGTGTAGCGAGAGAACGCGTCACGGCTGATGCCATGCAGGCGCATCATGCGGGCGTGGTTAGCTAGGTCTGGGTTAGTGGTCAGGAGCATGCCACCTTCGCCGGTGGTCATGGTTTTGGTGGCGTAGAAACTGAATACGACTGCCTCGGAAGCTCCGAGTCCCACGTTGATGTTTTCGCTGACGGCGGGGAATGCGTGGGCTGCGTCCTCGATGACGGCGAGGTTGTGTTCTCGGGCGAATTCAGCCAGGTGTGTTCGGGCAACGGGTAGGCCGGCGAAGTGGACCGGCATGATTGCGCGGGTGTGGGGGGTGATCGCTGCGGCCGCGGCGTGTAGGTCGATGTTCAAGGTGGTGGGTAAGACATCGACGAGTACGGGGGTGGCGCCTACGTAGCGGACTACCTCTGCTGTTGAGGTGAAGGTCCAGGTGGGGACGATCACTTCGTCACCTGGGCCGATGCCCAGGGCTACGAGGGCTAGGTGTAGTCCTGCCGTGGCTGAGTTGACGGCGATGGCGTGGATTTCTGGGGGTGGTGCGGGCGTAGGGGGTGAGGGGGTGCCAGGTGTGGTGGTTGTGAAGTTTCCAGCCAGCGCGGCAGCGAATTCGGTTTCGAAGGCTGCGGCGACTGGGCCGGTGGTGAGCCACCCGGACCGGATTGCTTCTGCGGCGGCGCGGACTTCTTCCTCACCGATATCTGGTGGACCAAAGGGTATAAATGGCAATAGTTTTCGACTATCTGGCGAGGATGTATTCACATTTCTAGGCTAGGGGTTCCTCGCCACAGACAGCGGGATGGGCACGTCGGATTCGAAACTCGGAAGGAGGTGTCAGCGGTGCGGTACGGGATGTTGTCGCAGTGGTATGACCCTGAACCTGGCCCGGCAGCGTTGCCTGGGGTTTTGGCTCGAGGGCTGGTCGGGCGCGGACATGCAGTCAATGTGGTCACAGGGTTCCCGAACTACCCCAGCGGGCAGATCGCGCAGGGGTATCAGCAATGCCTTTTCCGTGATGAAGTCCTTGATGACGTGGGGGTTCGCCGAGTGGCGCTGTACCCCAGTCACGACTCTTCAGCGGTCCGGCGTGTGCTGAACTATGGCAGTTTCGGAGTGTCAGCGGCGATCTCTGGTACTGCATTCGTTCGCGGCGCCGATGCGGTGTGGGTTAACTACTCCCCCATCACGGTTGCTTTACCCATGTGGGTGGCTCGGTTACGTGATCGCGTTCCGTTAGTTGTTCACGTTGGTGACCTATGGCCCGACACGATGACGGCCGCCGGTTTCACCCCCAGCGGGTTCACGGGAGCAGCACTGGAGAAAGTGCTGCATGAATGGACTGACGCCATGTACCGCTCCGCCGCTGTTGTCACCTACATCTCCCCCGGGGTCCGAGACATTCTCATCGACCGAGGCGTGCCCGAACACAAACTTCGCTACGCCCCGATGTGGGCCGACGAAACCTTGTTTTCCCCTGCCAGCCAGGCCACCCGCACCGCTGCCGAAGCATGGCGGCGCAGCAACGGCGTCGGAGACCAAGACATTCTGGTCCTGTACGCCGGTGCGCTCGGACACGCCCAAGGTCTAGAAACTCTTCTGCGCGCTGTCGCCACCGCTAATGCCGAACTCGCCGACACCGGCGCCCGTCGACGCCTGCGCTGCATCATCGCTGGTTCTGGCACCGCAGAAGAAGAACTACGCAGCCTTGCCCGCGATCTGCGCATCCCTGGAGATAACCAACCCATCACTTTCATAGGCCGGGTAGCACCTGAGCTGATGCCTACCCTCATGGCTGCCGCCGACGCCTGCTAT
Proteins encoded:
- a CDS encoding glycosyltransferase family 4 protein codes for the protein MRYGMLSQWYDPEPGPAALPGVLARGLVGRGHAVNVVTGFPNYPSGQIAQGYQQCLFRDEVLDDVGVRRVALYPSHDSSAVRRVLNYGSFGVSAAISGTAFVRGADAVWVNYSPITVALPMWVARLRDRVPLVVHVGDLWPDTMTAAGFTPSGFTGAALEKVLHEWTDAMYRSAAVVTYISPGVRDILIDRGVPEHKLRYAPMWADETLFSPASQATRTAAEAWRRSNGVGDQDILVLYAGALGHAQGLETLLRAVATANAELADTGARRRLRCIIAGSGTAEEELRSLARDLRIPGDNQPITFIGRVAPELMPTLMAAADACYIGLRRDPLSKVTMPSKTQAIMASGRAIVAAADGDIKDVVTSAGAGYATNSGDQPGLTRILLRLCESGRASLESVGLAGLRHYRSEYAVEHAVTRAEQALTYAAGGERTP
- a CDS encoding sugar transferase, with the translated sequence MKRCTPQSAPPSRTNAWYPPVKRGIDIALAAVGLVITAPLMAGIAIAVTRDSPGPVLFRQQRVGRNGHPFTIMKFRTMTVPASGETHLAVSATGDTRVTRTGAWLRATKLDELPQLLNVLRGEMSLVGPRPEVPEWVEHWSPERAAVILSVRPGITDPASIEFRNEGDLLATVADPADYYVHTLLPRKTARYVDYVRSASLMSDLRILLATVRAVLGRN
- a CDS encoding DegT/DnrJ/EryC1/StrS family aminotransferase gives rise to the protein MPFIPFGPPDIGEEEVRAAAEAIRSGWLTTGPVAAAFETEFAAALAGNFTTTTPGTPSPPTPAPPPEIHAIAVNSATAGLHLALVALGIGPGDEVIVPTWTFTSTAEVVRYVGATPVLVDVLPTTLNIDLHAAAAAITPHTRAIMPVHFAGLPVARTHLAEFAREHNLAVIEDAAHAFPAVSENINVGLGASEAVVFSFYATKTMTTGEGGMLLTTNPDLANHARMMRLHGISRDAFSRYTESGMSAGPAWKYEVLAPGFKYNLTDPAAAIGRVQLTKAIRMRTRREEIADAYDEAFADLPLQLPPHAPSGDIHARHIYAPHLLDTAPIQRDALIDKLTNHYRIGASVHFIPLHRHPVWRDTIAPDPTVFPVAEDAFSRCFSLPIFSAMTDDQIDRVITAVRQLCGARS